One window of the Candidatus Wolbachia massiliensis genome contains the following:
- a CDS encoding ankyrin repeat domain-containing protein: MGIDINVLTDNAGKLDGCIDKNEKREQDRKDEQLYNTIERKVKKEEHKRKKPRGRDGTIKECKKLFKEGASPEVLTKLEESLRGQEKYHKYYVECFLPVLGRKISKESDLTKEEKIGQVISGITGKHNDQNHYNRRNSEDSEPESGYGSDVEDDCKVETNNRVTNNSVQLLEAIKNRNNRKFKKHLKDYTNISGIKGEKENNILHLIASLERKQKLKFLGTLIKTATEESLAQLINGENQDGKTPLQVALINKITKERHESCTIRGNDNTLKFLTKSLGHGASYDNLRLSTEELQNLKEEQKTYYCNFLEKLAESVRQSTLEQKIDVEKKIKVIILYTINTPNSNNDYPLHLAIENKTRFEELLQKGADVSLKDANGDNALHLITKLKKKQKLEFLNTVLKVSKEEREGQLKEQLIKAVNDKSGDGKNSNSQTPLHQLLQHIQEKSKKSSLGNKIQNIVKKEFKATSRYQTLELFLQNGADINKEDGKGNNALHYIVSFKGEQKTICLGLILDSVKEEKIPKERLGEVVNSKNQEEQTPLHQLLQHIKGKNEDRSCTDRKFEKTNKYETLELLLKNGADITVKDGDKKNALHYIASLKGEQKVTCLDLIVEKGNIPENKLSKAINARNGKKQTPLQVALIAKIMKNKHSKVSFISRDNTIKFCVKLLQNGADPKQLILPESLWNREYYKTIKGMEKSMGRSLISDDMRTELKLNFGKKFKACDIVKYASNVARKIVTTLVFVALTCAAIFSAAQGSITAAAASSIIAAIGVCYLIYLNLENIYEGFKKLKGKFTEEKQITPQSNASKNDAQCNNSSQNMENKPNDPEEQKPSDQSKHIESPPSPKVDNILIQGIKGLLELN, from the coding sequence ATGGGTATAGACATAAATGTACTAACTGATAATGCAGGTAAATTAGACGGATGCATAGATAAAAATGAAAAGCGAGAGCAGGATAGAAAAGACGAGCAATTGTATAACACTATAGAGAGAAAAGTAAAAAAAGAAGAACATAAGCGTAAAAAACCAAGAGGTCGAGATGGAACTATCAAGGAATGTAAAAAGTTATTCAAGGAAGGTGCTAGCCCTGAAGTATTAACTAAATTAGAAGAATCACTTAGAGGACAAGAAAAATATCATAAGTATTATGTCGAGTGTTTCCTTCCAGTGTTGGGTAGAAAAATATCAAAAGAATCAGACCTCACAAAAGAAGAGAAAATAGGACAAGTAATTTCTGGAATTACTGGAAAGCACAACGATCAAAATCATTATAATCGTAGGAATAGTGAAGATAGTGAACCAGAAAGTGGCTACGGCAGCGATGTTGAAGATGACTGTAAAGTAGAAACAAACAACAGAGTAACGAACAACAGTGTTCAATTACTAGAAGCAATCAAAAATAGAAATAACAGGAAATTTAAAAAACATCTAAAAGATTACACAAATATTAGCGGCATAAAAGGTGAGAAAGAAAATAATATTTTACACCTTATTGCGTCGTTGGAAAGGAAACAGAAACTCAAGTTTCTAGGTACCCTAATAAAAACGGCTACCGAGGAAAGTCTAGCACAACTCATTAATGGTGAAAATCAGGACGGGAAAACCCCTCTTCAGGTAGCACTAATTAATAAAATAACAAAAGAAAGACATGAGTCTTGCACAATCCGAGGTAACGATAACACACTTAAGTTTCTCACAAAATCGTTAGGGCATGGAGCCAGCTATGATAACTTAAGATTGTCTACAGAAGAATTGCAAAACTTAAAAGAAGAGCAAAAGACATACTACTGTAATTTCTTAGAAAAATTAGCAGAGTCAGTAAGGCAATCCACATTAGAGCAGAAAATTGATGTAGAAAAAAAAATTAAAGTAATTATACTATATACTATAAATACTCCAAATAGTAATAACGACTATCCATTACATTTAGCAATTGAAAATAAAACACGTTTTGAAGAACTATTGCAAAAAGGGGCAGATGTTAGCCTTAAAGATGCAAATGGCGATAATGCTTTACATCTAATTACAAAATTAAAGAAAAAACAAAAGCTCGAATTTTTAAATACAGTATTAAAGGTAAGTAAGGAGGAAAGAGAAGGGCAACTTAAAGAACAGCTTATAAAAGCTGTAAATGACAAAAGTGGTGATGGTAAAAATAGCAACAGTCAAACACCGCTCCATCAACTACTCCAGCACATACAAGAAAAGAGTAAAAAATCTTCATTGGGAAATAAGATACAAAATATAGTTAAGAAGGAGTTTAAGGCTACTAGTAGATATCAAACTCTAGAACTATTCCTACAAAATGGTGCTGATATTAACAAAGAAGACGGCAAAGGCAATAATGCTCTGCACTATATTGTTTCATTTAAAGGAGAGCAAAAAACTATATGCTTGGGGTTGATTTTAGATTCAGTGAAAGAAGAAAAAATACCTAAGGAACGGTTAGGAGAAGTTGTCAATTCTAAAAATCAAGAAGAGCAAACACCTCTTCATCAGTTGCTTCAGCATATAAAAGGAAAGAATGAGGATCGGTCATGTACAGATAGAAAATTTGAAAAAACAAATAAGTATGAAACCTTAGAGCTACTATTGAAAAATGGTGCTGATATTACTGTAAAAGATGGCGATAAAAAAAATGCTCTACACTACATTGCTTCACTTAAAGGAGAACAAAAAGTTACATGTTTGGATCTAATAGTAGAAAAAGGAAACATACCTGAGAATAAACTAAGCAAAGCTATAAACGCTAGGAATGGCAAAAAACAAACACCTCTACAAGTAGCGTTAATTGCTAAGATAATGAAAAATAAACATAGTAAGGTTAGCTTTATAAGCCGTGATAATACAATCAAGTTCTGTGTGAAATTATTGCAAAATGGTGCTGACCCAAAACAATTAATACTGCCTGAATCATTGTGGAACAGAGAGTACTATAAAACTATAAAAGGAATGGAAAAATCAATGGGTAGGTCACTTATTTCAGATGATATGAGAACTGAACTTAAGCTTAATTTTGGTAAGAAGTTTAAAGCATGTGATATTGTGAAGTATGCAAGTAATGTTGCTCGTAAAATAGTGACAACGCTTGTATTTGTTGCTTTAACTTGTGCAGCAATATTTAGTGCTGCACAAGGGAGTATTACAGCTGCTGCAGCATCATCTATTATAGCAGCTATTGGAGTCTGTTATCTTATTTACTTGAATTTAGAAAACATTTATGAAGGATTTAAAAAACTTAAAGGAAAGTTTACTGAAGAAAAGCAAATCACACCTCAAAGTAACGCGTCAAAAAATGATGCACAATGCAATAATTCTTCTCAAAACATGGAAAATAAGCCCAACGATCCAGAAGAGCAAAAGCCATCAGACCAATCAAAACATATTGAAAGCCCTCCTAGTCCTAAAGTAGATAATATACTAATACAAGGCATTAAAGGATTGTTAGAGCTCAACTAG
- a CDS encoding PD-(D/E)XK nuclease family protein: MGKVFAVNVDEYFFDVLVQHIFSEYEREEIPKVKIILPCKRDVIALLSAFKNCSAKKCVILPEIVSLENIDEEDLILNLDRVKVINPTKRTLLLIQFILEWNRKNNDNFPINLAYSLPSLLDKIQSTQITDYDQFSEYSRKVGNFINLLIETWSNTLKDLKVVDILKHKSDYIKNMIAFLKEDQHVIFVGVGRGEIYKSLIKAIYDLPLGKIILPNLNFKIKEKDWQSLDKKHYQYCLKDLLDYLKVDRRDVSFLPEAHIDVIPGCDAGICDQGIYHDYIFDTTADLSEVSGGSIGNIEDITCDSREEEAQVMSLIIENEGYENVSLVVCDKLLAARMACLSGSISESYSYLTLLFYSIEVLISNWNSVVLLSLLKHRLVTFGYAQEEYNSILSEFEIEILRSFNTNSLKDIINAINAHKKLKYKKNILLIINKLEAILNLLLNSINYPISDVVKAHLQCINMLSNVNLSELNNEIGNFICDFLNACEGIAIKCSLELYSQILNLFLRKEFFAVASDLNKFSLYHNKIIVLAGFDGIPSFQNPFLNALTREKFNLPSIQEEQGYFLYILRNLFCASKVYITRSLSDRKPILLQRLGILSQGSKYPYRDWLRVLNTPECIVPCAQPMPKPKTKVREEKMQVMSCSAVEKLIRSPYSFYVEYILNLKQLKDLNFKPSILEFGTMVHSILEKYLRDKKLPMNVAREVFSTSRFSFSNMWWIRLQGIIQSFVEFNETRSNYVELEKSFSYPISPISAHDTQLHGCYSTKKGVIPVSSTGIAKEILLTAKCDRVEYLPNGQVAIIDYKLGSPPSNEEVMSGFFPQLILQALAVEHITKREVSELAYWKLDYDKIKVSSIQNYRYKMQELKNDLPGFLSNYLSDSTPFIASPYFDKFLRFNSYKQLERVGEWL, encoded by the coding sequence ATGGGAAAAGTTTTTGCTGTTAATGTAGATGAATACTTTTTTGATGTGTTGGTTCAGCACATATTTTCTGAATATGAGAGAGAAGAAATTCCCAAGGTGAAGATCATACTTCCTTGCAAAAGGGATGTAATAGCGCTGCTGAGTGCGTTCAAGAATTGCAGTGCTAAAAAATGCGTAATCTTACCAGAGATAGTTTCACTAGAAAACATTGATGAAGAAGATTTAATATTAAATCTTGATAGAGTTAAAGTTATCAATCCAACAAAAAGGACACTACTATTGATTCAATTCATATTAGAGTGGAATAGGAAAAATAACGACAATTTCCCAATAAATTTAGCTTATAGCCTGCCATCATTACTTGATAAAATTCAATCTACCCAAATAACGGATTATGATCAATTTAGCGAGTATTCGAGAAAAGTAGGGAATTTTATAAACTTACTTATTGAAACTTGGAGTAACACTTTGAAAGATTTGAAAGTGGTTGATATATTAAAACATAAGAGTGATTATATAAAAAATATGATTGCTTTTTTGAAAGAAGATCAACATGTAATCTTTGTTGGAGTTGGAAGGGGTGAAATTTATAAGTCGTTGATCAAAGCAATATACGACCTACCACTTGGAAAGATAATTTTGCCTAATCTGAATTTTAAAATTAAAGAGAAAGATTGGCAATCGCTTGATAAAAAACACTATCAATATTGCCTGAAGGATCTGCTAGACTATTTAAAAGTAGATAGAAGGGATGTGAGTTTCTTGCCAGAAGCACACATTGATGTCATTCCAGGATGTGACGCTGGAATTTGTGATCAAGGGATATATCATGATTACATCTTTGATACAACTGCTGATCTAAGCGAAGTTAGTGGCGGATCGATTGGAAATATTGAAGACATCACTTGTGATTCTAGGGAGGAAGAAGCACAAGTGATGTCTTTAATTATAGAGAATGAAGGTTATGAAAATGTTTCTTTGGTTGTTTGTGATAAGTTACTTGCAGCTCGTATGGCATGTTTGTCAGGTTCCATATCGGAAAGCTATTCTTATCTAACGCTTCTATTTTACAGTATCGAAGTTCTGATCTCAAATTGGAACAGTGTGGTATTGCTTTCGCTCCTTAAACATAGATTAGTGACTTTTGGTTATGCTCAAGAAGAGTACAATAGTATTTTATCTGAGTTTGAAATAGAGATATTACGTAGCTTTAATACAAACAGCCTTAAAGATATTATCAATGCTATTAATGCTCATAAAAAGCTAAAATACAAAAAAAATATATTGCTTATTATCAACAAGTTAGAGGCTATATTAAATCTTTTACTTAATTCTATAAATTACCCTATTTCTGATGTAGTAAAAGCTCATTTGCAGTGTATTAATATGCTTTCTAATGTGAATCTTTCAGAGCTGAATAATGAAATAGGTAATTTTATCTGTGATTTTTTAAATGCGTGTGAGGGTATAGCAATTAAGTGTTCCTTGGAATTGTATAGCCAAATTTTGAACTTGTTTTTAAGAAAAGAGTTTTTTGCTGTAGCGAGCGACTTAAATAAATTCAGCTTATATCACAATAAAATTATAGTACTTGCTGGGTTTGATGGAATACCAAGTTTTCAAAATCCGTTTTTGAATGCACTGACGAGAGAAAAATTTAACCTTCCTTCCATTCAAGAAGAGCAGGGATATTTTTTGTATATTCTGCGTAATTTATTTTGTGCAAGTAAGGTGTATATCACAAGATCGCTGAGCGATAGGAAGCCAATTCTATTACAGCGTTTAGGTATTCTGTCACAAGGATCAAAATATCCTTATCGCGACTGGCTAAGAGTATTGAACACACCTGAATGTATTGTTCCGTGTGCGCAGCCTATGCCAAAACCTAAAACCAAAGTTAGAGAAGAAAAAATGCAGGTGATGTCTTGCAGCGCGGTAGAAAAACTAATCCGCAGCCCTTATTCATTTTATGTTGAGTACATACTAAACCTAAAACAATTAAAAGACTTAAATTTCAAGCCATCGATATTGGAATTTGGCACTATGGTGCACAGCATTCTTGAGAAGTATTTACGTGACAAAAAGTTGCCAATGAACGTTGCACGAGAAGTATTCTCAACTAGTCGGTTTAGTTTTTCAAATATGTGGTGGATAAGATTGCAAGGGATAATTCAATCTTTTGTCGAATTTAATGAGACTAGAAGCAATTATGTTGAGTTGGAAAAGAGCTTTTCTTATCCAATATCTCCCATTTCAGCGCATGACACACAACTGCACGGATGCTACTCTACTAAGAAAGGTGTCATTCCAGTGTCAAGCACTGGAATAGCAAAAGAGATTTTACTAACCGCGAAATGCGACAGAGTTGAATATCTGCCAAATGGGCAAGTAGCAATTATAGACTATAAACTTGGTTCACCACCTTCCAATGAAGAAGTTATGTCGGGGTTTTTTCCACAGTTAATTTTGCAAGCCTTAGCGGTAGAACATATAACAAAAAGAGAAGTCTCAGAACTTGCTTATTGGAAACTTGATTATGATAAAATAAAAGTTAGTTCTATACAAAATTATAGATACAAAATGCAAGAATTAAAAAATGATCTGCCTGGTTTTTTGTCTAATTATTTAAGTGATTCTACTCCCTTTATTGCCTCTCCTTATTTCGATAAGTTCCTGAGATTTAACAGCTATAAGCAACTAGAAAGAGTAGGGGAGTGGTTATAA